The Papaver somniferum cultivar HN1 unplaced genomic scaffold, ASM357369v1 unplaced-scaffold_107, whole genome shotgun sequence genome includes a region encoding these proteins:
- the LOC113328073 gene encoding glutamate receptor 2.7-like, translated as MVLVMGQNTTDTIHSDEFKLGVVLDFDSLASKIGLTSMSMALSDFYSSTNDTTARKRKLVLHTRDSHRDIADAASQANDLIKNVGVGAIIGPSTSLQAIFMADLGNKAQVPIISFTATSPSVSTSQNPYFIRTTQSDLSQVNVIAELVKTFAWREVVPIYEDTEYGKGMMPDLIDAFQAIDTRVPHRSLISPSAADGEILSALYKLLAMRTRVFVVHMTPALGVRVFQKAKMIGMMREGYSWIITDGLANFLGSFNSSVIDSMQGVLGVRSYIPRSTEFDEFRARWKKQFMQENPGIKNIELNIFGLRAYDTIWALASVLEKLDTMNSTISHSKIGPKLLQLISETKFHSLSGNVNLIDREIQSNTYQLLNVIGNGGREIGVWTILNGIVRDSSSLITSRENSFSLPRDNLRVIIWPGESTVVPKGWVIPETGKKLRIGVPVKRGFTEFVKVSRNSSLSNSSYVITGYCIDVFKAVIEMLPYPVSYELVPFAKADGTQAGTYDDLVYQVYAQNYDAVVGDITISGNRSTYVDFTLPYTPSGFSMIVPLKEDTSNNAWILLKPLNLNLWVAIIVFFLLTWAMTWALEREENNPAFQGEVWHQLETMFWFFFSTPAFADGDKTVRNGMAKVVVIVWVFALLILSSSYTASLTSMLTVHRLEPTVTDVHELIKTRQNVGYLEGTFVYTMLKRMGFDESNLKPYISTEDFKEAFTTFRNKEDRIVAAFGEAPFNRLLLAKYCHKYAMVGPMYKTGGFGFAFPRGSPLVPDISRAVSNLREDDKIIRIEQAWFGNQKSCSDPNPMAFETSLNLDSFLVLFIVTGIPLILAFLVYLANILIKYTSFLDMMEDMLQRSQRQHLRDMWKSLIEHLWQCLINFWQFIKDSWQRFKNQIQSSRTLKRKENGKEPLIEPIPELRNDNNGSVGCSYPQH; from the exons ATGGTACTAGTGATGGGCCAAAACACAACAGATACTATTCACAGTGATGAGTTCAAACTAGGAGTTGTTCTTGATTTCGATAGCTTAGCATCGAAGATAGGGTTGACATCCATGTCTATGGCTCTGTCTGACTTCTATTCTTCTACAAATGATACTACTGCTCGTAAGAGGAAGCTGGTTCTCCACACTAGAGATTCCCATAGAGATATTGCTGATGCAGCTTCTCAAG CTAATGATTTAATAAAAAATGTTGGAGTTGGAGCCATCATAGGGCCATCAACGTCATTACAAGCTATATTCATGGCTGACCTTGGAAACAAAGCTCAGGTTCCTATCATTTCTTTCACTGCAACAAGTCCTTCAGTATCTACTTCTCAAAACCCGTATTTCATTCGGACGACGCAAAGTGACTTGTCCCAAGTAAATGTGATTGCTGAATTGGTTAAAACATTTGCATGGAGAGAAGTTGTACCCATATATGAAGACACAGAGTATGGAAAAGGAATGATGCCAGATTTGATCGATGCATTCCAAGCTATCGATACCAGAGTTCCTCACAGAAGCTTAATTTCTCCTTCAGCTGCTGATGGAGAAATACTAAGCGCACTGTACAAATTATTGGCAATGCGGACTAGGGTATTTGTTGTGCACATGACACCGGCCCTTGGAGTACGTGTTTTTCAAAAGGCCAAAATGATTGGGATGATGAGGGAAGGGTATTCATGGATCATTACAGATGGGTTAGCTAATTTCTTGGGATCCTTTAATTCTTCTGTTATTGATTCTATGCAAGGAGTATTGGGTGTAAGGTCATATATTCCAAGGTCAACAGAGTTTGATGAATTTCGAGCTCGATGGAAAAAGCAGTTTATGCAAGAAAATCCAGGTATCAaaaacattgaactgaacattTTTGGTTTGAGGGCTTACGATACAATTTGGGCACTGGCCAGTGTCCTGGAGAAACTTGATACAATGAATTCGACAATAAGTCATTCAAAGATTGGTCCTAAGCTTTTGCAGCTAATTTCCGAGACAAAATTTCATAGCCTAAGTGGGAATGTTAATCTCATAGACAGGGAAATTCAGTCAAACACCTACCAATTACTTAATGTGATTGGAAATGGAGGTAGAGAAATTGGCGTTTGGACAATATTGAATGGTATTGTACGTGACTCAAGCAGTTTAATTACTAGTAGAGAAAATTCTTTTTCGTTGCCAAGAGATAATTTACGCGTTATAATATGGCCTGGAGAATCAACTGTTGTTCCAAAAGGTTGGGTAATTCCAGAAACGGGAAAAAAATTAAGGATTGGAGTCCCAGTGAAACGGGGTTTTACTGAGTTTGTAAAAGTATCAAGGAATAGTAGTCTCAGCAACTCAAGTTATGTTATCACTGGATATTGCATAGATGTGTTTAAAGCTGTAATAGAGATGCTACCGTATCCTGTGTCTTATGAATTGGTTCCCTTCGCAAAGGCTGATGGCACGCAGGCAGGAACTTATGATGACTTAGTATATCAAGTTTATGCCCAG AACTATGATGCCGTAGTTGGAGATATAACAATTAGTGGAAATCGATCGACCTATGTTGATTTCACATTACCTTATACCCCATCTGGGTTCTCGATGATTGTTCCGCTAAAAGAGGACACGAGCAACAATGCATGGATATTACTCAAGCCTTTAAATTTGAATCTTTGGGTAGCAATTATTGTGTTTTTTCTATTGACCTGGGCGATGACTTGGGCACTGGAACGTGAAGAAAATAATCCAGCTTTTCAAGGGGAAGTATGGCATCAACTAGAAACCATGTTCTGGTTCTTTTTCTCTACACCAGCCTTTGCTGATGGAG ACAAAACGGTGAGAAACGGTATGGCTAAAGTTGTTGTGATTGTCTGGGTCTTTGCTTTGCTCATACTAAGTTCAAGTTACACAGCCAGTTTGACATCGATGTTAACAGTTCACCGGCTTGAACCTACTGTTACGGACGTGCACGAACTAATCAAAACACGCCAAAATGTTGGTTACCTAGAGGGAACATTTGTATACACAATGTTGAAGAGGATGGGTTTTGATGAGTCTAATCTAAAACCATATATCTCTACTGAAGATTTCAAGGAGGCTTTCACAACATTCAGAAATAAGGAGGATCGTATTGTTGCTGCATTTGGGGAAGCACCTTTTAACAGACTCCTCCTTGCAAAATATTGTCATAAATATGCCATGGTTGGACCGATGTACAAGACCGGAGGATTCGGTTTT GCATTTCCAAGAGGATCACCTTTAGTCCCTGATATTTCTAGAGCAGTCTCAAACCTAAGAGAAGATGATAAAATTATAAGAATCGAACAAGCTTGGTTTGGGAACCAAAAGAGTTGTTCAGACCCAAATCCCATGGCCTTTGAAACTAGTCTCAACTTAGATAGCTTTTTGGTTCTCTTCATCGTTACAGGAATTCCTTTGATTTTAGCCTTCCTTGTGTACCTCGCCAATATCTTGATAAAGTATACTTCATTTCTTGATATGATGGAAGATATGTTGCAACGCAGCCAACGCCAGCACTTAAGAGATATGTGGAAAAGTCTTATAGAACATTTGTGGCAATGCCTAATAAACTTCTGGCAATTCATTAAGGATTCATGGCAGCGATTTAAAAACCAGATCCAGTCAAGCAGAacactaaaaagaaaagaaaacgggAAAGAGCCGCTGATTGAACCAATTCCAGAATTAAGAAACGATAATAATGGATCAGTAGGCTGCTCATATCCACAACATTAA